The following proteins come from a genomic window of Rhodohalobacter sp. 614A:
- a CDS encoding four helix bundle protein has product MNSFWFIHVKDGFLMSYKKLKVWQLARKISIDVHRMSLKVPSFELYECGSQIRRSSKSIPANIVEGYGRRKYRNDYLRFLTYAHSIGR; this is encoded by the coding sequence ATGAACAGTTTTTGGTTCATACATGTAAAAGACGGTTTTCTTATGAGTTATAAAAAACTGAAAGTCTGGCAGTTGGCACGAAAAATTTCAATTGATGTTCACAGAATGTCGTTAAAGGTACCTTCATTTGAATTGTATGAGTGCGGAAGTCAAATCCGCCGATCTTCCAAATCAATTCCCGCTAACATTGTAGAAGGTTACGGAAGAAGAAAATATCGAAATGATTATTTGCGATTTTTGACATATGCTCATTCCATCGGTAGATGA
- a CDS encoding MFS transporter has translation MKRLRSDIPRASKKEIFGWAMFDFANSTYTLLIITVIFPVIFTTVIVGDAQQDYRLGNLLWSVALAVSYFLVVLTGPVFGAIMDYSALKKKFLFYSYALTVISTCFLYFVEPGLVVLGVILLVISNFAYAIGENFIAAFLPSLGPPQDLGKISGFGWALGYVGGLVAAGFVIYFLGEPTAENFERIRWVGPFTALFFMITAIPTFVWVKEPGARKELPPGETFFSVGFKRLGETFRMIGKFKDLAVYLVSVFFAMAGVYIVVSFAFIYGDQVVNWDETVRVLMFVVVQITAAIGAYAFGIIQDKIGAKLTYNITLVLWFLGVLGIWAVTDVTAWLNQTFGADFEAQYVFLWIGVIAGISLGSSQSASRALVGIFTPEQKSAEFFGFWGLSNKIAGVFGIIGLGLLQAEFGLHMSVLFCAFLFLLAIVICLFVNEKRGELAADDFQEQQNGFF, from the coding sequence ATGAAACGACTTCGCAGCGACATTCCCAGGGCCTCTAAAAAAGAGATCTTTGGATGGGCAATGTTCGATTTTGCCAACTCTACCTACACACTGCTGATTATCACCGTTATTTTTCCGGTAATTTTTACCACGGTTATCGTTGGTGATGCTCAGCAGGATTATCGCCTTGGAAACCTTCTTTGGAGCGTGGCGCTTGCAGTCAGTTATTTTCTGGTAGTTCTCACCGGGCCTGTTTTCGGAGCTATTATGGACTATTCGGCCCTAAAGAAAAAATTCCTTTTTTACAGCTATGCTCTTACTGTGATCAGTACTTGCTTCCTCTATTTTGTGGAACCGGGTCTTGTGGTTCTTGGAGTAATTTTACTTGTTATTTCAAATTTTGCCTACGCTATTGGAGAGAATTTTATCGCGGCTTTTTTACCCAGTCTTGGGCCACCGCAAGATCTGGGAAAAATTTCCGGTTTTGGATGGGCTTTAGGATACGTAGGCGGATTGGTTGCCGCTGGTTTTGTGATTTATTTCCTGGGCGAACCCACTGCCGAAAACTTCGAACGAATCCGATGGGTGGGCCCATTCACAGCTCTTTTTTTTATGATTACTGCCATTCCAACATTTGTTTGGGTGAAAGAACCCGGAGCCCGCAAGGAACTACCGCCCGGCGAAACATTCTTTTCCGTAGGGTTTAAGCGTTTGGGCGAAACCTTTCGGATGATTGGTAAATTCAAGGATTTGGCCGTTTATCTTGTTTCTGTTTTCTTTGCAATGGCCGGCGTCTATATCGTTGTATCATTTGCATTTATTTACGGCGACCAAGTCGTCAACTGGGATGAAACCGTTCGGGTTCTGATGTTTGTTGTGGTTCAAATAACCGCAGCTATCGGGGCGTATGCATTTGGAATTATCCAGGACAAAATCGGTGCAAAGCTAACTTATAATATCACACTGGTTCTCTGGTTTTTGGGAGTCCTTGGAATTTGGGCCGTTACGGATGTCACAGCCTGGCTCAACCAGACATTCGGGGCAGATTTTGAAGCGCAATACGTCTTCCTCTGGATCGGGGTTATTGCGGGAATCAGCCTTGGATCCAGCCAATCTGCAAGCCGGGCCCTGGTTGGTATCTTCACTCCCGAACAAAAATCAGCCGAGTTTTTTGGATTTTGGGGATTATCAAACAAAATTGCAGGCGTGTTCGGAATCATCGGGCTTGGATTACTTCAAGCCGAGTTTGGCCTTCATATGTCCGTCTTGTTCTGTGCCTTTCTCTTTCTGCTGGCAATTGTGATTTGTTTGTTTGTAAACGAAAAAAGAGGCGAGCTTGCGGCGGACGATTTCCAAGAACAGCAAAACGGCTTTTTTTGA
- a CDS encoding PH domain-containing protein: MNEPPFHKLTPRSIRVWQWSNSIRSLFLFIIPIVYAIVIGWDGFHRWIVISISILAFAYWLLSMFLMPYLSWKNWRYAIDENEIDLKHGVIFKTRTLIPLSRVQHVDTRQGPLLGYYELASVTISTAATTHVIPALDSVLADRVRHQISTYARLAEEDV; the protein is encoded by the coding sequence ATGAACGAACCTCCTTTTCATAAACTAACGCCAAGATCTATTCGGGTATGGCAATGGAGTAATTCAATTCGGTCGCTGTTTTTATTTATTATCCCCATTGTTTATGCCATTGTAATCGGTTGGGATGGTTTTCATCGCTGGATTGTAATTTCTATTTCCATACTTGCATTTGCCTACTGGCTGCTCTCCATGTTTTTGATGCCCTATCTTTCCTGGAAAAACTGGAGATATGCTATTGATGAAAATGAAATTGACCTGAAGCATGGTGTTATTTTCAAAACACGGACTTTGATTCCGCTTAGCCGCGTACAACATGTGGATACCAGGCAAGGACCGCTTCTTGGTTATTACGAATTGGCGAGTGTTACTATTTCCACGGCTGCAACCACGCATGTAATTCCGGCCCTGGATTCTGTTCTGGCTGACCGTGTTCGCCATCAAATTTCAACATACGCCAGGCTTGCCGAAGAAGATGTCTGA
- a CDS encoding PH domain-containing protein has protein sequence MSEFQRQHPVAALSRAFGLIRGNLVTIIVFLVFGAQSDSFSFWWWTVGGFAFLLIAGLANWWRFLYKVEDGLIHIKSGIFVRKNLYLTNDRIQVIDITAGVIQRIFGLVRLDIQTAAASSRAAAIEAITREKAETINRLLRRGKAESSEEDEQGIGEKPESEIKKTISLPNKELLIAASTSGSFGIALSVIGTVFSQVEPILSESHFYEYLYDHLPSQSDTTFYIALVIGFIILAWLLSFFGTLFNYGNFTLDVKEKEIVISRGVFEKKRITVPFNRIQAIHISEGIIRQPLGYASIHLESAGYGDDKGTGSIQFFPLIHRKRILPLLNDVLPEYQKELNALKPPSRSLRRYIFRSTVLVALVTGAAWWWLSLNLAIWILPLLAIFWGWLKYNDTALGWGDDMIILRSRNLAKSTAYIKKKRVQDVSVSQSPFQSYRNLCTVQIYVASGDRGKSFSVRDLQLEDGLSIMQQIKIEGSNTTIGQELEPALDRPIVQLPGWA, from the coding sequence ATGTCTGAATTTCAACGCCAACATCCCGTCGCTGCTCTAAGCCGGGCTTTCGGCCTGATACGGGGAAATCTCGTAACCATTATTGTCTTCCTCGTGTTTGGAGCGCAGTCTGATAGTTTTTCATTCTGGTGGTGGACGGTCGGCGGTTTTGCCTTTCTGCTCATTGCCGGTTTAGCCAATTGGTGGCGGTTCCTGTACAAGGTGGAAGACGGCCTTATTCATATCAAAAGTGGTATTTTTGTTCGGAAAAATCTTTACCTGACAAATGACCGAATCCAGGTCATTGATATTACTGCAGGCGTTATCCAACGGATTTTTGGTTTGGTTCGGCTTGATATCCAGACGGCTGCTGCAAGTTCGAGAGCGGCAGCTATTGAAGCCATCACAAGAGAAAAAGCTGAAACAATCAACCGGCTCCTCAGACGAGGAAAGGCAGAATCGTCTGAAGAAGATGAACAGGGAATTGGTGAAAAACCTGAATCAGAGATCAAAAAAACCATCAGCCTGCCCAATAAAGAGTTGTTGATAGCGGCTTCCACTTCGGGAAGTTTTGGTATTGCGCTTTCCGTCATCGGCACGGTCTTTTCTCAGGTTGAGCCGATCCTTAGTGAATCCCATTTTTATGAATATCTCTATGATCACCTGCCGTCTCAAAGTGACACAACCTTTTACATCGCGTTGGTTATTGGCTTTATAATTTTAGCTTGGCTGCTCTCCTTTTTTGGAACACTTTTCAACTATGGCAACTTCACTCTTGATGTAAAGGAAAAAGAGATTGTGATTTCCCGCGGGGTATTCGAGAAGAAACGAATTACCGTTCCATTTAATCGAATTCAGGCCATTCATATTTCCGAAGGAATTATCCGGCAGCCGCTTGGCTATGCATCCATTCATCTGGAAAGTGCCGGCTATGGCGATGATAAAGGAACGGGATCCATCCAGTTTTTTCCGCTTATCCACCGGAAAAGAATTCTGCCGTTGCTAAATGATGTTCTGCCGGAGTATCAAAAAGAATTAAATGCGCTCAAACCACCTTCCCGATCTCTCAGGCGATATATTTTTCGCTCTACCGTGCTGGTAGCTCTCGTTACCGGGGCAGCGTGGTGGTGGCTGAGTTTAAATCTCGCTATCTGGATTTTGCCATTGCTCGCAATTTTTTGGGGCTGGCTGAAATATAACGACACAGCTCTCGGTTGGGGTGATGATATGATTATTCTCAGAAGCAGAAATCTCGCCAAATCAACAGCCTATATTAAAAAGAAACGCGTGCAGGATGTGTCCGTCAGCCAAAGCCCGTTCCAGAGTTACAGGAATTTATGTACCGTTCAGATTTATGTAGCGTCGGGAGACCGTGGAAAATCATTTAGCGTCCGGGATCTGCAACTGGAAGACGGCCTCTCCATTATGCAACAAATAAAAATTGAAGGAAGTAATACAACGATTGGACAAGAGCTTGAACCGGCGTTGGATCGTCCAATTGTTCAGCTTCCCGGCTGGGCGTAG
- a CDS encoding isocitrate/isopropylmalate dehydrogenase family protein has translation MYNIVRIPGDGIGTEITKAVTDILEAAGAQINWIECEAGEATYKKTGNPLPDETIEAMQEHRIALKGPLTTPVGAGFRSINVALRQKFNLYSNIRPAHSLPNIESPFRSVDLVLFRENTQGLYIGKEHWVDDEEHAESIAVVTRDASKKIITAAFEYAQKNNRKKVTLVHKANILKLTTGLFLQIGKEVSEKYPDIVFEDLIVDNMAMQMVLNPQRFDVIVTTNLFGDILSDLASGLVGGLGVTGAANIGDDAAMFEAVHGSAPDIAGQGKANPTALLFSALMMLEYLDEYRLAEKIRSAVYTVLQDHKDECTPDVGGQGSTQTYTEAICKLLRD, from the coding sequence ATGTATAATATTGTAAGAATTCCGGGAGACGGAATTGGAACTGAAATCACAAAAGCGGTAACCGATATTCTTGAAGCTGCGGGTGCACAAATCAATTGGATTGAATGCGAAGCCGGCGAAGCCACGTATAAAAAAACGGGCAATCCCCTTCCGGATGAGACCATTGAGGCGATGCAAGAACACAGAATTGCATTGAAAGGTCCGCTCACAACTCCGGTTGGTGCAGGGTTCAGATCCATTAATGTGGCGCTTCGGCAAAAATTTAATCTTTACAGTAATATTCGGCCTGCTCATTCCCTGCCAAATATAGAGAGTCCGTTTCGTTCGGTAGACCTGGTACTTTTCAGGGAGAATACGCAGGGATTGTATATCGGCAAAGAGCATTGGGTGGATGATGAAGAGCATGCCGAAAGTATTGCCGTAGTTACGCGCGATGCCAGTAAGAAAATTATTACTGCGGCATTTGAATACGCTCAAAAAAATAACCGCAAAAAAGTAACGCTGGTTCATAAAGCCAATATTTTGAAACTGACCACCGGCCTTTTTCTTCAAATCGGTAAAGAAGTATCCGAAAAGTACCCGGATATTGTTTTTGAAGATTTGATTGTGGACAATATGGCCATGCAAATGGTTCTCAATCCACAACGGTTTGATGTAATTGTTACTACGAATCTTTTCGGGGATATTTTATCTGATTTGGCCTCTGGCCTCGTGGGCGGACTCGGTGTAACGGGTGCTGCCAACATCGGAGATGATGCCGCTATGTTTGAAGCGGTTCACGGTTCTGCACCTGATATAGCCGGGCAGGGTAAGGCCAACCCCACAGCGCTCCTTTTTTCTGCTTTGATGATGCTTGAATACCTGGATGAATATCGGCTGGCTGAGAAAATAAGATCGGCGGTTTATACCGTTTTGCAGGATCACAAAGACGAGTGCACACCGGATGTAGGCGGACAAGGTTCAACCCAGACGTATACGGAAGCTATCTGTAAACTGCTCCGCGATTAA
- a CDS encoding RagB/SusD family nutrient uptake outer membrane protein: MLFFLFLDADAVVNNPSQWAPGTSYNIPIIRFADVLLMAAEVEIEVGSLEQARQYINRVRERAADESSWVNNDLNKAYAYEVVSSEAEMLALTPTAGPWVVREDRGSTFVFLGGSASSISSWNEYTEPNYDIALYSDLGSKEHAREIVRFERKLELALEGHRYFDLIRWGIAEDEINDFMDYEGAFFPASYLNEGHFTSNKNEYFPIPQRQIDLSATGGTPMLQQNPGY, encoded by the coding sequence ATATTATTTTTTCTTTTTTTAGACGCCGATGCTGTTGTTAACAACCCAAGTCAGTGGGCACCGGGAACATCCTACAACATCCCAATCATTCGGTTTGCCGATGTATTGCTGATGGCTGCCGAGGTTGAGATTGAAGTTGGAAGTCTTGAACAAGCTCGCCAATACATCAACCGTGTTCGAGAACGTGCTGCCGACGAAAGCAGTTGGGTGAATAACGACTTGAATAAGGCCTATGCCTATGAAGTTGTAAGCAGCGAAGCTGAAATGCTCGCGTTGACACCAACCGCCGGACCATGGGTTGTAAGAGAAGATCGTGGCAGTACATTTGTTTTTCTTGGAGGATCTGCCAGCAGTATCAGCAGTTGGAATGAATACACCGAGCCTAACTATGATATAGCTTTATACTCGGATCTGGGAAGCAAAGAGCACGCCAGAGAAATTGTTCGTTTCGAAAGAAAACTGGAACTCGCGCTCGAAGGCCATCGATATTTCGACCTGATTCGATGGGGTATAGCTGAAGATGAAATCAACGATTTCATGGATTATGAAGGGGCCTTTTTCCCGGCTTCATATCTTAATGAAGGGCATTTTACTTCCAATAAGAATGAGTATTTCCCCATTCCTCAGCGCCAGATAGACCTTAGTGCTACGGGTGGAACTCCAATGCTTCAACAAAATCCAGGTTACTAA
- a CDS encoding response regulator, with protein sequence MKSDYKILIVEDELVLQLMLEHMLKKMGFEHFGTATKGATAIEKAKNEPYDLILMDIMLQDDIDGIEAYREIQQEKDIPVIYITGNTDPRNKEKAMQIGYHDYLGKPITYSHLKSSIDQLFDNNRSH encoded by the coding sequence ATGAAGTCGGACTACAAGATTTTGATAGTAGAGGATGAGCTGGTTCTGCAGCTAATGTTAGAGCATATGCTTAAAAAAATGGGATTTGAGCATTTCGGTACTGCCACAAAGGGAGCTACAGCTATTGAAAAGGCAAAAAATGAACCTTACGATTTAATCCTGATGGATATTATGCTACAGGATGATATTGACGGAATTGAGGCTTATCGTGAAATTCAGCAGGAAAAAGATATTCCCGTCATCTATATCACGGGGAATACGGATCCACGAAATAAGGAAAAAGCTATGCAGATTGGCTACCATGATTACCTGGGTAAACCGATCACCTACTCTCACCTGAAAAGTTCCATCGACCAGCTATTTGATAACAACAGATCTCACTGA
- a CDS encoding creatininase family protein, which produces MKPYILAENNWKNIKEMDIELAILPWGATEAHNYHMPYATDNYQVDAIAEMAANIAWKSGTKIIVFPTVPFGVNTGQADIKLDLNLNPSTQLQILRDIVTVLNRQGIHKLLVLNGHGGNNFKPLLRELGLEFPEMFLSLCNWFQVGDKSKIFEAEGDHADEMETSVMLYLREDLIRPLEEAGDGAEKQSVIKGIREGWAWAERQWSQVSADTGIGNPKKATKEKGEKYLKEVTEKIGSLMIELAAVDTDHLYE; this is translated from the coding sequence ATGAAGCCTTACATCCTCGCCGAAAATAACTGGAAAAATATTAAAGAAATGGACATTGAGCTCGCCATTTTGCCGTGGGGAGCAACGGAGGCTCATAACTATCACATGCCGTATGCCACCGATAATTACCAAGTGGATGCCATTGCTGAAATGGCTGCAAACATTGCCTGGAAATCAGGCACAAAAATCATAGTTTTTCCAACGGTTCCTTTTGGCGTGAATACGGGACAGGCGGATATTAAACTGGACTTAAACCTCAATCCGAGCACGCAGCTTCAGATCCTTCGGGACATCGTTACTGTTCTGAACCGTCAGGGAATTCACAAACTTTTAGTTTTGAATGGACATGGAGGAAACAATTTCAAACCATTGCTTCGCGAACTTGGCCTGGAATTTCCGGAGATGTTTCTCTCACTTTGTAACTGGTTTCAAGTCGGGGATAAATCAAAAATCTTTGAAGCAGAAGGAGATCATGCCGATGAAATGGAAACCAGTGTTATGCTTTATCTTCGTGAAGATTTAATTCGTCCGCTTGAGGAAGCGGGCGATGGAGCCGAAAAGCAATCCGTTATCAAAGGAATTCGCGAAGGTTGGGCGTGGGCTGAACGGCAATGGTCTCAGGTTTCAGCCGATACAGGAATCGGAAATCCCAAAAAAGCAACAAAAGAGAAGGGAGAAAAGTATCTCAAAGAAGTGACTGAAAAAATTGGCAGTTTGATGATTGAACTGGCAGCTGTGGATACGGATCATTTATACGAGTGA
- a CDS encoding histone H1 gives MSRIDEVKSLMAELEEDLSKFYDKGNKAAGTRARKSLQDLKKLAQDIRVEIQDIKNKG, from the coding sequence ATGAGTAGAATAGATGAAGTGAAAAGCCTGATGGCAGAACTTGAAGAAGATCTTAGCAAGTTTTATGATAAAGGAAATAAAGCTGCCGGTACCCGTGCAAGAAAATCATTGCAGGATTTGAAAAAACTGGCACAAGATATTCGGGTAGAAATTCAGGATATCAAGAATAAGGGATAA
- a CDS encoding family 10 glycosylhydrolase, with translation MSSFFLLKNRAFRLLSIAVIFMFLYVGCRSSQPVIEPQEETVPADTLQTISTQTIPDHSLEANREMRAVWVATVANIDWPSEPGLPVEKQKEEMIDILNRAAALNFNAIILQVRPAADALYESPYEPWSYYLTGKMGKPPLPGYDPLEFAVAEAHKRGMELHAWFNPYRAGHPADKSEISPNHVSKIHPDWVHEYGDYLWLDPGIPEVRQHTKNVILDVVQRYDVDGVHFDDYFYPYPSYAGGADFPDDDSWKKAVENGTTLSRDDWRRSNVDSLMKELSEEIGQIKSHVKFGISPFGIWRPGYPEQTSGFDAYSELYADARLWLKMGWVDYFTPQIYYRINQVAQPFPVMLDWWVEQNDYDRHVWPGLFTSRLRSESSGWTSNEITGQVYTARGFPDVTGAVHFSMKTFMENPNHFNQILAAGPHAYPSLVPASPWLENKKPGIPTVTYHDYNSYWSLNLHPNDGDDVQWWVVRTKFNSRWEIEYYPARHRELVFFGGEGMKRPSEIVVSAVNRVGVEGERTRSIPTNDLQSDKKEFIHPPQKLIKRENWAKTNPLGYDANAIRRNLLKGDTLQFRDFSLIFTEMIESMPYPRHLFGRVNRSEEPKDSIEITKTLTVELFRNGVSEEISLEAGEALNWYGYHIGLIDANFDSGMAQFEVATVNSLPVDRASALSTGSAEYRLRVPHTIQKITLHHSGSAEPLKPGDDPKAILNGLFDWGAKDRNWWDVPYHYLIDLDGNIYEGRNANYAGETNTTYDPRGHLLISIMGNYNQQEPTQAQLDAIAEMMAYAIQKYDLSVEDIYAHGDWADTSCPGTHLQKYLDDGTIQKMVREKLNK, from the coding sequence ATGAGCAGCTTCTTTCTTCTGAAAAATCGTGCATTCCGGCTTCTCTCAATCGCTGTAATTTTTATGTTTTTATATGTGGGATGCCGTTCCAGCCAGCCCGTTATTGAACCTCAGGAAGAGACGGTTCCTGCCGATACCTTACAAACTATTTCAACTCAAACGATACCGGATCATTCCCTTGAAGCCAATCGCGAAATGCGGGCGGTTTGGGTGGCAACGGTTGCCAATATCGACTGGCCTTCAGAGCCCGGCCTGCCTGTGGAAAAGCAAAAAGAAGAAATGATTGACATCCTGAACCGGGCTGCCGCTCTGAATTTCAATGCCATTATTTTGCAGGTCCGGCCTGCGGCTGATGCACTCTACGAATCTCCTTACGAACCGTGGTCGTATTACCTCACCGGCAAAATGGGCAAGCCTCCGCTGCCTGGTTATGATCCTCTGGAATTTGCCGTTGCCGAGGCCCATAAACGCGGAATGGAACTGCATGCGTGGTTCAATCCCTACCGCGCCGGTCACCCGGCCGACAAGTCGGAGATCTCACCCAATCACGTCAGTAAAATTCATCCCGACTGGGTTCATGAATACGGTGATTATCTATGGCTCGACCCCGGAATTCCGGAAGTTCGTCAGCACACAAAGAATGTTATTTTGGATGTGGTACAGCGGTACGATGTCGACGGTGTGCACTTCGACGATTACTTTTATCCTTATCCGTCGTACGCAGGAGGAGCCGATTTCCCAGACGATGACAGTTGGAAAAAAGCTGTAGAAAATGGTACGACTCTTTCCCGTGATGACTGGCGCAGAAGCAACGTGGATTCGCTGATGAAAGAACTCTCTGAAGAGATCGGGCAAATCAAATCTCATGTAAAATTTGGAATCAGCCCGTTTGGGATCTGGCGGCCCGGATATCCCGAACAAACATCCGGTTTCGACGCCTATTCTGAACTCTATGCAGATGCCCGGCTCTGGCTGAAAATGGGCTGGGTGGATTATTTCACACCTCAAATTTATTACCGGATCAACCAGGTCGCTCAACCGTTTCCTGTGATGCTGGATTGGTGGGTAGAACAAAATGATTATGACCGGCATGTCTGGCCCGGTTTGTTTACCAGCCGACTCCGATCGGAATCTTCCGGGTGGACATCCAACGAAATTACAGGTCAGGTCTACACAGCCCGCGGCTTTCCTGATGTAACGGGTGCCGTCCATTTCAGTATGAAAACTTTTATGGAGAACCCTAACCACTTCAACCAGATTCTGGCAGCAGGTCCGCATGCATATCCGTCGCTGGTTCCGGCCTCCCCCTGGTTGGAAAACAAAAAACCGGGAATCCCAACGGTTACCTATCATGATTATAACTCCTATTGGTCACTCAACTTGCACCCCAATGATGGAGATGATGTTCAATGGTGGGTTGTGCGTACGAAGTTTAATAGCAGGTGGGAAATAGAATATTATCCCGCCAGGCATCGCGAACTGGTATTTTTTGGAGGAGAAGGGATGAAGCGTCCTTCAGAAATTGTGGTGTCTGCAGTAAATCGTGTAGGAGTGGAAGGGGAGCGGACCCGGTCCATTCCCACGAATGATCTTCAATCAGATAAAAAAGAATTCATTCATCCTCCTCAAAAGCTGATTAAGCGGGAGAATTGGGCCAAGACTAATCCCTTGGGTTATGACGCCAATGCCATTCGAAGAAATCTCTTGAAAGGTGACACCCTGCAATTCCGTGATTTCTCTCTGATTTTCACTGAAATGATTGAATCCATGCCATATCCGCGTCACTTGTTTGGAAGAGTCAACAGGAGTGAAGAACCCAAGGATAGTATCGAAATCACAAAAACGTTGACCGTTGAACTTTTTCGCAATGGGGTTTCGGAAGAAATATCTCTTGAGGCTGGAGAAGCCTTGAATTGGTATGGATATCATATTGGGCTAATTGACGCAAATTTCGATAGCGGAATGGCACAGTTTGAAGTGGCTACGGTGAATTCACTTCCTGTTGACCGTGCATCGGCGTTAAGTACAGGATCGGCCGAGTACCGGCTTCGGGTTCCGCATACTATCCAGAAAATCACCCTTCACCATTCCGGAAGTGCTGAACCTCTCAAACCGGGCGATGATCCTAAAGCCATATTGAACGGCCTCTTTGATTGGGGAGCGAAAGACAGAAACTGGTGGGATGTACCCTATCACTATCTCATCGATCTGGACGGAAATATTTATGAAGGCCGAAATGCCAATTATGCCGGAGAAACAAATACAACGTACGATCCGCGAGGACACCTGTTGATCAGCATCATGGGCAATTACAACCAGCAGGAACCAACCCAGGCACAGCTCGATGCCATCGCAGAAATGATGGCTTACGCTATTCAGAAATACGATTTATCAGTGGAGGATATTTATGCACACGGAGACTGGGCCGATACCTCCTGCCCCGGAACTCACCTTCAAAAATATTTGGATGACGGAACGATTCAGAAAATGGTGAGGGAGAAACTGAATAAATGA